One Paenibacillus sp. SYP-B4298 genomic window, CATCGGAAATTTGATCGCATATCTTATCGGGATGACCCTCGGTTACCGACTCAGAAGTAAACAAGTGCCTACCTTTTATTGACATCCGCTTTAGCCTCCTATAAATATTGGTATAGTATAAAGTGCGTTCGTTTCCCTATACAAAAAATGAACCTTTTCCGGGCAGGAAAAGGTTGTTAGACAACTCTCTAGGATAGTATGATACCGGAATTACTGTCAATTGTCAATGGATACGACCCAGTACCTGCTCCGCTTGAGCAATCAGGCGCTTGGTAATAGATCCGCCAACAGAACCAGCATCCCGGGTAGCTAACTGGCTCCAAGGCACATATCCATGTCCTGCACCTGCGGAAGTCTCACCCAGCTCGCCAGCGAATTCCGTATCGCCTTGTCCGACAGGATGAACCATCAAGCCTAATTCCGCTGCGATCTCATATTTCATCTGATTCAATGCTTGCCTGCACTCCGGTACCACTTTCTTATTGCTTCGAGAAGCCATAGCAGCCACCTCCTGTTGTAATGGCTATAGTATATGGAGCTGCGCGCTTCTCGAAGCGTATAACTTATTGTCATCCCGGGGAAAAATAACTAAAGCATCATTGCTGCACATCCGTTTTATTTCAACTGATATTTGCCTTTCACTAACACGATCAACTTGTTGTTACTCACGCTACTATCCGGCGTTATGCCGCGTCCTGCTCTGGGCGACAGGATCAGATTATTATTGGCAACCGCCTTGCCATTTACCAGATCTGTACCCGAGGTTAGATTGGAGATACCGTCCTTCTCTTCACTATAGGCAACTGCCTTGCCTGAGCGCACGATGAACTCTGTTCCCTCTTCAGTAGCAAGAAGCTTCTTGCCTGCTGCTACGGTGACTACTTTCATCGCTGTGTCCTCAGAATTGGAGCTTGATCCGCTGGAACCGCCATTTTGACCGAGCAGCTTATCTACGTAGCTCTTGGTAACTACTGGATCTTCTACACCGCCAGGAACAGGCTGGCTGCCATTTGCATTACTATGCCAAACCG contains:
- a CDS encoding alpha/beta-type small acid-soluble spore protein — encoded protein: MASRSNKKVVPECRQALNQMKYEIAAELGLMVHPVGQGDTEFAGELGETSAGAGHGYVPWSQLATRDAGSVGGSITKRLIAQAEQVLGRIH